The bacterium genome includes a region encoding these proteins:
- the gatA gene encoding Asp-tRNA(Asn)/Glu-tRNA(Gln) amidotransferase subunit GatA: protein MTDLIGLTVGELGRLLQSRRLSASELLAAHLERIERVDGSVKAFLRLTPELAAEQAAVADRALRSGEAGPLAGIPLAIKDVLCVRGVETTAGSQILRGFKPPYTGTAVSRLFAAGAVMLGVTNCDEFAMGSSTENSGYFPTHNPWALDRVPGGSSGGSAAAVAAGEAVVALGTDTGGSIRQPAALTGVVGMKPTYGRVSRYGLIAFASSLDQIGPFARSVEDAAILLEAMCGHDPLDATSSNRPNDVRRDLEAGVMGMRLGVPREYYEAEGIEPGVKAAIQNAIQALREAGAEIVDVTLPHTDYGLAAYYIIAPAECSSNLARFDGVRYGLSDQDAENITDAYQRTRRQGFGTEVRRRVMLGTYALSSGYYDAYYLKAQKVRTLIKRDFDEAFNRCDAIVSATSPVVAFPLGSRTQDPLSMYLCDVLTLGGNLAGLPGVSVPCGMSEGLPVGLQVLAPQWREDVALRVARAYEVASGVKAQVAPLGPGARGAHS, encoded by the coding sequence GTGACCGACCTCATCGGCCTGACCGTCGGTGAGCTTGGGCGGTTGCTCCAGTCGCGCCGGCTCTCCGCGAGCGAGCTGCTCGCGGCGCATCTCGAACGCATCGAGCGGGTGGATGGCAGCGTCAAGGCCTTTCTTCGTCTAACACCCGAGCTGGCTGCCGAGCAGGCCGCGGTCGCGGACCGTGCTTTGCGCTCGGGCGAAGCCGGGCCGCTCGCCGGGATCCCGCTTGCGATCAAAGACGTGCTGTGCGTGCGCGGGGTGGAGACGACGGCGGGCTCGCAGATCCTGCGCGGCTTCAAACCGCCATACACCGGCACCGCGGTATCGCGGTTGTTCGCCGCGGGAGCGGTGATGCTGGGGGTGACCAACTGTGACGAGTTCGCGATGGGCAGCTCGACCGAGAACTCCGGCTATTTCCCCACCCACAATCCGTGGGCGCTCGACCGCGTGCCCGGAGGCAGCTCGGGGGGCAGCGCGGCGGCGGTCGCCGCGGGTGAGGCGGTGGTCGCGCTCGGCACCGACACCGGCGGCTCGATTCGCCAGCCGGCGGCGCTGACCGGCGTCGTCGGCATGAAGCCCACGTACGGCCGCGTCAGCCGGTACGGGCTGATCGCGTTTGCCTCGAGCCTCGACCAGATCGGCCCGTTCGCCCGGTCGGTCGAAGACGCCGCGATCCTGCTCGAGGCGATGTGCGGCCACGACCCGCTCGACGCCACATCTTCGAATCGGCCCAATGACGTCCGCCGCGACCTCGAGGCCGGCGTCATGGGCATGCGTCTTGGCGTGCCGCGCGAGTACTACGAGGCCGAGGGCATCGAGCCGGGCGTGAAGGCCGCCATCCAAAATGCCATCCAGGCACTTCGCGAGGCCGGCGCCGAGATCGTCGACGTCACCCTGCCGCACACCGATTACGGCCTGGCGGCCTACTACATCATCGCCCCGGCCGAATGCTCGTCGAACCTGGCGCGGTTCGACGGCGTCAGGTACGGGTTGTCGGATCAGGATGCCGAGAACATCACCGACGCATACCAGCGCACTCGCCGCCAGGGGTTTGGCACCGAGGTCAGGCGCCGCGTGATGCTGGGCACGTACGCGCTTTCGAGCGGCTACTACGACGCTTACTACCTGAAGGCGCAGAAGGTGCGGACGCTGATCAAGCGCGATTTCGATGAGGCGTTCAACCGGTGCGACGCCATCGTTAGTGCGACGTCGCCGGTCGTCGCGTTCCCGCTGGGTTCGCGCACCCAGGATCCGCTCTCGATGTACCTGTGCGACGTCCTCACGCTGGGCGGGAACCTGGCGGGCCTGCCCGGTGTCAGCGTGCCGTGCGGCATGTCGGAGGGCCTGCCGGTGGGGCTGCAGGTGCTGGCGCCGCAGTGGCGAGAGGACGTCGCCCTGCGGGTCGCGCGAGCGTATGAGGTCGCGAGCGGCGTGAAGGCGCAGGTGGCGCCCCTTGGGCCCGGCGCGCGCGGGGCGCATTCATGA
- a CDS encoding zinc ribbon domain-containing protein, protein MIPPAPASPALTARRGGACPACGLELPGHARFCARCGAPQPASRRDVEAWVLAVFGLGIALSATIAVLYGAIAVDPAGASAGLDPALIRTASVGLAATLGALCLLQAVATAGLVRGREWGRVTATIVCVAWSVTCVGLPVAILVLRSIWRRRPAGAPLTAPVALF, encoded by the coding sequence GTGATTCCCCCCGCCCCGGCTTCGCCGGCCCTCACCGCCAGGCGGGGAGGGGCGTGTCCTGCCTGTGGGCTGGAGCTGCCCGGCCACGCGCGCTTCTGCGCCCGGTGTGGTGCGCCCCAGCCCGCTTCGAGGCGCGACGTCGAAGCCTGGGTGCTCGCCGTCTTCGGACTGGGCATCGCGCTGTCGGCCACCATCGCCGTCCTCTACGGCGCCATCGCGGTCGACCCGGCCGGCGCGTCGGCCGGCCTCGATCCGGCCCTGATCCGGACGGCCTCGGTCGGGCTGGCCGCAACCCTGGGCGCCCTGTGCCTCCTGCAGGCGGTCGCCACCGCCGGGCTCGTCCGCGGCCGCGAGTGGGGCCGCGTCACGGCGACGATCGTCTGCGTTGCGTGGAGCGTGACCTGCGTCGGGCTGCCCGTGGCGATCCTTGTGTTGCGTTCGATCTGGCGCCGGCGGCCGGCGGGGGCGCCGCTCACGGCACCTGTGGCGCTCTTCTAA
- the gatC gene encoding Asp-tRNA(Asn)/Glu-tRNA(Gln) amidotransferase subunit GatC codes for MPLSRDEVRHVAMLARLGLEPGDEEFYAEQLSGILAHIDRLQELDTEAIPPTAQVVETANPLREDVPRPGLSQADALANAPAAVDGFYRVPSIQEES; via the coding sequence GTGCCACTCTCGCGCGACGAGGTCCGCCATGTCGCCATGCTCGCTCGCTTGGGCCTCGAGCCCGGCGACGAGGAGTTCTACGCCGAGCAGCTGAGCGGCATCCTCGCGCACATCGACCGCCTCCAGGAGCTGGACACCGAGGCGATCCCGCCGACCGCACAGGTCGTCGAGACCGCGAATCCGCTGCGTGAGGACGTGCCGCGCCCTGGCCTCAGCCAGGCCGACGCGCTCGCCAACGCGCCGGCGGCGGTCGACGGGTTCTACCGCGTGCCTTCGATCCAGGAAGAGTCGTGA